A single Pseudomonas sp. HN11 DNA region contains:
- a CDS encoding xanthine dehydrogenase family protein molybdopterin-binding subunit yields MTAIGKPLDRVDGLLKVTGKARYAAEFAEDGLLHGSVVSSTVAKGRVLRIDASRALALPGVVDVIHHLNRPKIASYDDAFQDADAADGSPFRPLYNDQVLYSGQPLALVIADNLELARHAGSLVHIEYETEAFETDLLAMQEQAHASPQTPPKPRGNFQAEWTNAAVSLDLHYSTPIEHHNPMEPHASTVLYQPDGTLHIHDKTQGPQNCQAYVQKVFGLDKNQVRVLAAFVGGAFGSGLRPQYQLPLAVMASLSLKRSVRVTLTRQQMFTFGYRPRTLQRLQMGAAANGRLLALGHTAIGQTSRFEDFSEHVVEWSGMLYHCDNVQLTYKLVPLDVFTPLDMRAPGAALGVIGLECAMDELASALGIDPVQLRLINYAERNQNEDKPWSSKALRECYREGAERFGWRHRNPEPRSMRDGRQLIGWGMAGGVWEAMQMKASAKARLDAHGKLTVSSATTDIGTGTYTVMTQIASQTSGVAVADVSFLLGDSSLPTAPLQGGSFTVSSVGTAVQQACEALNAKLLEIARQTYPVFKDAKGVRFEGGHLHTGSVSVSLAQLVKDAGVDALEVQVDSEPDKKREGYATATHSAVFVEVRVDEDLGTIKVSRVVSAIAAGRVVNPKMARSQILGGVVWGIGMALHEETQTDHQLGRFMNHSLAEYHIPVNADIGEIEVVFVEEHDEIVNALGSKGVGEIGIVGVAAAVANAVYHATGKRVRDFPVTLDKLL; encoded by the coding sequence ATGACCGCTATCGGCAAACCACTGGACCGGGTTGACGGTCTGCTCAAGGTCACAGGCAAAGCGCGTTATGCCGCAGAGTTTGCCGAGGACGGCTTGCTGCATGGCAGCGTGGTGTCCAGCACCGTCGCCAAGGGCCGTGTGCTGCGTATCGACGCTTCCAGGGCGCTGGCCCTGCCGGGTGTAGTGGATGTGATCCATCATCTAAACCGGCCGAAAATCGCCAGCTACGACGATGCTTTCCAAGATGCCGACGCCGCCGATGGCTCGCCGTTTCGCCCTCTGTACAACGACCAAGTGCTGTACAGCGGCCAGCCCTTGGCGTTGGTGATCGCCGATAACCTGGAGTTGGCACGGCATGCCGGCTCCCTGGTGCATATCGAGTACGAAACCGAAGCCTTCGAAACCGACCTGCTGGCCATGCAGGAACAGGCCCATGCCTCCCCGCAAACCCCGCCCAAGCCGCGCGGCAACTTCCAGGCAGAATGGACCAACGCCGCTGTCAGCCTGGATCTGCATTACAGCACCCCCATCGAGCACCACAACCCGATGGAGCCCCACGCCAGCACTGTGCTGTATCAACCGGACGGCACCTTGCATATCCATGACAAGACCCAGGGGCCGCAGAACTGTCAGGCCTATGTGCAAAAAGTCTTCGGGCTGGATAAGAACCAGGTACGTGTTTTGGCCGCGTTTGTCGGCGGCGCGTTTGGTTCAGGCCTGCGCCCGCAATACCAATTGCCGCTGGCGGTGATGGCGTCGTTGTCGCTCAAACGTTCGGTGCGCGTCACCCTGACGCGCCAACAGATGTTCACCTTCGGCTACCGCCCCCGCACCTTGCAGCGTTTGCAGATGGGGGCCGCCGCCAACGGCCGCTTGCTGGCATTGGGGCACACCGCCATCGGCCAGACGTCGCGCTTCGAGGATTTCAGCGAGCATGTGGTGGAGTGGAGCGGCATGCTCTACCACTGCGATAACGTGCAGCTTACTTATAAGTTGGTGCCGCTGGATGTGTTCACACCCCTGGACATGCGGGCCCCTGGCGCGGCGCTCGGGGTAATCGGCCTGGAGTGCGCCATGGATGAGCTGGCCAGCGCGCTGGGGATCGACCCGGTGCAACTGCGGCTGATCAACTACGCCGAACGCAACCAGAACGAAGACAAACCCTGGTCCAGCAAAGCCTTGCGTGAGTGTTACCGCGAAGGTGCCGAGCGTTTCGGCTGGCGCCACCGCAACCCGGAACCGCGCAGTATGCGCGACGGCCGTCAGTTGATCGGCTGGGGCATGGCAGGCGGCGTGTGGGAGGCCATGCAAATGAAGGCCAGCGCCAAGGCGCGGCTCGACGCGCACGGCAAACTCACGGTGAGCAGTGCCACCACTGATATCGGTACCGGCACCTACACGGTCATGACTCAAATCGCATCGCAGACCAGCGGCGTGGCGGTGGCCGATGTGAGCTTCCTGCTCGGTGATTCTTCATTGCCGACGGCCCCGCTGCAGGGTGGCTCGTTTACCGTTTCTTCGGTCGGGACCGCAGTGCAGCAGGCCTGTGAAGCGCTTAACGCCAAGTTGCTGGAAATCGCCAGGCAGACTTACCCCGTGTTCAAGGATGCCAAGGGGGTACGCTTTGAAGGCGGCCACCTGCACACGGGTAGTGTGAGTGTGTCGCTGGCGCAACTGGTCAAGGATGCTGGCGTAGACGCGCTGGAGGTGCAGGTCGACAGTGAACCGGACAAGAAACGCGAAGGTTATGCCACGGCCACGCATTCGGCGGTGTTTGTGGAGGTTCGGGTGGATGAAGACCTGGGCACCATCAAGGTCAGCCGGGTGGTCAGTGCGATTGCGGCGGGGCGGGTGGTTAATCCGAAAATGGCGCGCAGCCAGATCCTCGGCGGGGTGGTATGGGGGATCGGCATGGCGCTGCATGAGGAAACCCAGACCGATCATCAGCTGGGGCGCTTCATGAACCACAGCCTGGCCGAGTACCACATTCCGGTGAATGCAGACATCGGTGAGATTGAGGTGGTTTTCGTTGAGGAACACGACGAGATCGTCAATGCGCTGGGGTCCAAGGGGGTGGGTGAGATCGGTATCGTAGGC
- a CDS encoding FAD binding domain-containing protein has protein sequence MNPFQYSKPADVQEAVHLSSAASRFIAGGTNLLDLMKENISCPEHLIDITGLPLNEVQETAEGGLLIGALVSNADLAWHPLIEQRYPLLSQAILAGASPQLRNMASTGGNLLQRTRCYYFYDATVPCNKREPGSGCPARTGLNRIHAILGASEQCVATHPSDMCVALAALEARVHVEGRGGSRIIEFADFHRLPGDAPQRDNQLADDELITAIELPADNLASHSNYLKIRDRASYAFALVSVAAALELEGDTIVDARLALGGVAHKPWRDRAVEAALIGQIVSREIFSHAADAMLQDAEPLEHNGFKIKLARRGIIRALSDAAVAGERP, from the coding sequence ATGAATCCCTTCCAGTACAGCAAGCCGGCCGATGTACAGGAGGCCGTGCACCTGAGCAGCGCCGCGTCGCGCTTTATCGCCGGTGGCACGAACCTGCTGGACCTGATGAAAGAAAACATCAGTTGCCCCGAGCATCTCATCGATATCACGGGGCTGCCGTTAAATGAGGTGCAGGAAACCGCCGAGGGCGGGCTGCTGATCGGCGCCTTGGTGAGCAATGCCGACCTGGCCTGGCACCCGCTGATCGAACAGCGTTACCCACTGCTGTCCCAGGCCATCCTGGCGGGCGCTTCGCCGCAACTGCGCAACATGGCCAGCACCGGTGGCAATCTATTGCAGCGCACCCGGTGCTACTACTTCTATGACGCCACCGTGCCGTGCAATAAGCGTGAACCCGGCAGCGGCTGCCCGGCGCGCACCGGCTTGAACCGAATCCACGCAATCCTCGGCGCCAGTGAACAGTGTGTGGCGACTCATCCTTCGGACATGTGCGTGGCGTTGGCGGCACTGGAGGCACGGGTGCATGTCGAGGGGCGTGGCGGATCGAGGATCATCGAGTTTGCCGACTTCCACCGCCTGCCCGGTGATGCGCCGCAGCGTGACAACCAGTTGGCCGACGATGAGCTGATCACCGCCATCGAACTGCCTGCCGATAACCTGGCGAGCCATAGCAACTACTTGAAGATTCGCGACCGCGCATCCTATGCGTTCGCGCTGGTATCTGTGGCAGCGGCGCTTGAGCTGGAGGGCGACACCATTGTTGATGCACGCCTGGCGCTTGGCGGTGTTGCCCACAAGCCCTGGCGTGACCGCGCAGTAGAAGCCGCGCTGATCGGCCAGATTGTCAGCCGCGAAATCTTCAGCCACGCCGCTGACGCAATGCTGCAAGACGCAGAACCTCTGGAACACAACGGTTTCAAGATCAAGCTGGCGCGCCGGGGCATCATTCGTGCCCTGAGCGATGCGGCTGTCGCAGGAGAACGCCCATGA
- a CDS encoding (2Fe-2S)-binding protein — protein MSATPNGAADQPFASHSICLRLNGQDRQLDVLPWTTLLDLLREQLGLVGSKKGCDHGQCGACTVLRDGKRINACLTLAVMCDGAELTTIEGLADGEQLHPMQQAFIKHDAFQCGYCTPGQICSAVGLVNEGRAHDTAQIQELMSGNLCRCGAYSNIRDAIEDVVGGEQ, from the coding sequence ATGAGCGCGACCCCCAATGGCGCGGCGGATCAACCGTTCGCCAGCCACTCGATATGCCTGCGCCTGAACGGCCAGGACCGCCAGCTGGATGTGCTGCCTTGGACCACGCTGCTTGACCTGTTGCGTGAACAACTCGGCCTGGTCGGCAGCAAAAAAGGCTGCGACCACGGCCAGTGCGGTGCCTGCACGGTGTTGCGCGACGGCAAGCGGATCAATGCCTGCCTGACCTTGGCGGTGATGTGCGACGGTGCCGAGCTGACCACCATCGAAGGTCTGGCCGACGGTGAGCAACTACACCCGATGCAACAAGCCTTCATCAAACACGACGCTTTCCAGTGCGGTTACTGCACCCCTGGGCAGATCTGTTCAGCGGTCGGCCTGGTCAATGAAGGTCGCGCCCACGACACCGCGCAGATCCAGGAACTGATGAGCGGCAACCTGTGCCGCTGCGGCGCCTACAGCAATATCCGCGATGCCATCGAGGACGTTGTTGGAGGTGAGCAATGA
- a CDS encoding DUF4879 domain-containing protein, giving the protein MKIASPWSLALISCISLLLGAAPAWGATAPPLSEVRVFKVESAGCAENIPERAQGTQMCTHRGPTKVSVMEVGLGNNPVGLFNGAVLNGQRTAVCQVGNISEACNGAGTLMGYIYVFDLDVEAQGWFQYSNSSINPPRNTLSTQLNIR; this is encoded by the coding sequence ATGAAAATCGCCAGCCCGTGGAGTCTAGCCCTGATCTCCTGTATCAGCCTGTTGCTTGGCGCAGCACCGGCCTGGGGCGCGACTGCACCGCCCTTGAGCGAAGTGCGCGTGTTCAAGGTTGAGTCGGCCGGTTGCGCCGAAAACATCCCCGAGCGCGCGCAAGGCACCCAGATGTGCACGCACCGGGGCCCCACCAAGGTTTCGGTAATGGAAGTGGGCCTGGGGAATAATCCGGTCGGCCTCTTCAATGGTGCAGTGTTGAATGGCCAGCGCACGGCGGTATGCCAGGTCGGCAACATTAGCGAAGCCTGCAATGGGGCCGGCACATTGATGGGCTACATCTATGTGTTTGACCTGGATGTCGAGGCCCAGGGCTGGTTCCAATACAGCAACTCATCCATCAACCCGCCGCGCAATACCTTGTCGACGCAGCTCAATATCCGCTGA
- a CDS encoding NCS2 family permease translates to MLEKLFQLKAHNTNVRTEILAGITTFLAMAYILFVNPSILGETGMDKGAVFVATCLAAAIGSTVMGLIANYPIALAPGMGLNAFFTYTVVLHMGHTWQVALGAVFISAVLFFLLSIFRIREWIINAIPLPLRSAIAAGIGLFLALIALHNAGIVVSNPATMVGLGDLKQPAPILATLGFVLIVALEALAVRGAVLIGILAVTIVSILLGVTAFGGVTSMPPSLAPTFLQLDIKGALDIGLVSVIFAFLFVDLFDNSGTLIGVAKRAGLMGKDGHMPKMGRALIADSTAAMAGSLLGTSTTTSYIESAAGVSAGGRTGLTAIVVAILFLLALFFSPLAASVPAFATAPALLFVAVLMTQGLAEIDWDDITVAAPVVVTALAMPFTYSIANGIAFGFIAWTAIKLLSGRYRELNPALVILSILFVIKLGWFNA, encoded by the coding sequence ATGCTGGAAAAGCTGTTTCAACTCAAAGCACACAACACCAACGTGCGCACCGAGATACTCGCGGGGATCACGACATTCCTGGCCATGGCCTATATCCTCTTCGTCAACCCGAGCATCCTCGGCGAGACCGGCATGGACAAGGGCGCGGTGTTCGTCGCGACCTGCCTGGCGGCGGCTATTGGTTCGACCGTGATGGGCCTGATCGCCAACTACCCGATCGCACTCGCGCCGGGCATGGGCCTCAACGCCTTCTTTACCTACACCGTGGTCCTGCACATGGGCCATACCTGGCAAGTGGCGCTGGGTGCGGTGTTTATCTCGGCGGTGCTGTTCTTCCTGCTGTCGATCTTCCGTATTCGTGAATGGATCATCAACGCCATCCCACTGCCATTGCGCTCGGCGATTGCCGCCGGTATTGGCCTGTTCCTGGCGTTAATCGCTTTGCATAACGCCGGAATCGTGGTGAGCAACCCGGCCACCATGGTGGGCTTGGGCGACCTGAAACAACCTGCGCCGATCCTGGCCACCCTCGGTTTCGTGCTGATCGTCGCCCTGGAAGCCCTGGCCGTGCGCGGCGCGGTGCTGATCGGCATCCTGGCGGTGACCATCGTCTCGATCCTGCTCGGCGTCACCGCCTTCGGCGGAGTGACCTCGATGCCACCGTCGCTGGCCCCGACCTTCCTGCAGCTGGATATCAAAGGCGCGCTGGATATCGGCCTGGTCAGCGTGATCTTCGCCTTCCTGTTCGTCGACCTGTTCGACAACTCCGGCACACTGATCGGCGTGGCCAAGCGCGCTGGTCTGATGGGCAAGGACGGCCACATGCCGAAAATGGGCCGTGCGTTGATCGCCGACAGCACCGCCGCCATGGCCGGCTCGCTGCTGGGTACCTCGACCACCACCAGCTACATCGAATCGGCTGCGGGCGTGAGCGCCGGTGGCCGTACCGGCTTGACCGCCATCGTGGTCGCGATTCTGTTCCTGCTGGCGCTGTTCTTCTCGCCGCTGGCCGCCAGCGTACCGGCCTTCGCCACTGCGCCTGCACTGCTGTTCGTGGCGGTGCTGATGACCCAGGGCCTGGCCGAAATCGACTGGGACGACATTACCGTTGCAGCGCCGGTGGTGGTCACCGCCCTGGCGATGCCTTTCACTTACTCCATCGCCAACGGCATCGCCTTCGGCTTCATCGCGTGGACAGCCATCAAGCTGCTTTCGGGCCGCTACCGTGAGCTGAACCCGGCGCTGGTGATCCTGTCGATCCTGTTTGTGATCAAGCTGGGCTGGTTCAACGCATGA
- the trmA gene encoding tRNA (uridine(54)-C5)-methyltransferase TrmA, which yields MTFDAASYTAQLQDKVTRLRDLLAPFDAPEPQVFDSPLQNFRLRAEFRLWREGGERHYAMFSQDDKRTPILIEEFPIASARINQLMPQLKAAWQASAALSHKLFQVEFLTTLAGDAMITLCYHRPLDEHWHTAANKLAADLNVSIIGRSKGKRDVIGHDYVVEKLDVGGRTFSYRQPEGAFTQPNGTVNQKMLNWAYEALGDRPDDLLELYCGNGNFTLPLATRARKVLATEISKTSVNAALSNLDENAVGNVTLVRLSAEELTEALNEVRPFRRLHGIDLKSYEFGSVFVDPPRAGMDPDTCELTRRFDNILYISCNPETLAANIAQLHDTHRITQCAMFDQFPWTHHMESGVLLTRR from the coding sequence ATGACTTTTGACGCCGCAAGCTACACCGCTCAACTGCAAGACAAGGTCACGCGCTTGCGTGACCTGCTGGCCCCGTTCGACGCGCCAGAGCCGCAGGTCTTCGACTCGCCGCTGCAGAATTTTCGCCTGCGCGCCGAGTTCCGCCTGTGGCGCGAGGGCGGTGAGCGACACTACGCGATGTTCTCCCAGGACGACAAGCGCACGCCGATCCTGATCGAAGAGTTCCCCATTGCAAGCGCACGCATCAACCAGTTGATGCCGCAACTCAAGGCCGCCTGGCAAGCCAGCGCCGCGCTGAGCCACAAGCTTTTCCAGGTGGAGTTCCTGACCACCCTGGCCGGCGACGCGATGATCACCCTGTGCTATCACCGCCCGCTGGACGAGCATTGGCACACCGCCGCGAACAAGCTGGCGGCCGACTTGAATGTCAGCATCATCGGCCGTTCCAAGGGTAAGCGCGATGTGATCGGCCATGACTACGTGGTGGAAAAACTCGACGTCGGCGGACGCACTTTCAGTTACCGCCAACCCGAAGGCGCCTTCACCCAGCCCAACGGCACGGTGAACCAGAAGATGCTCAACTGGGCTTACGAAGCACTGGGCGATCGCCCGGATGATCTGCTGGAGTTGTATTGCGGCAACGGCAACTTCACCCTGCCGCTGGCCACCCGCGCGCGCAAAGTGCTGGCCACCGAAATCAGCAAGACCTCGGTGAATGCGGCCCTGAGCAACCTCGATGAAAACGCGGTAGGTAACGTCACCCTGGTACGTCTCTCAGCCGAAGAACTCACTGAAGCACTGAACGAAGTGCGTCCGTTCCGTCGCCTGCACGGCATCGACCTGAAAAGCTACGAATTCGGCAGCGTCTTCGTCGACCCACCGCGCGCCGGCATGGACCCGGACACCTGCGAGCTGACGCGTCGCTTCGATAACATCCTGTACATCTCCTGCAACCCGGAGACATTGGCGGCGAACATTGCGCAGCTGCATGACACGCACCGCATTACCCAATGTGCGATGTTTGACCAGTTCCCGTGGACCCACCATATGGAGTCCGGGGTGTTATTGACCCGGCGGTAA
- a CDS encoding DUF2442 domain-containing protein, with translation MKQIVKAKVVPYKPLTEADVEKAIARGRKTRHLYARASSVRYEDNCISIGFSDGSRVMLPVAGLPEFEGFSLQDFQQLEVGFGGKALCCEAKDLDVSVTGLIASSKPLMDLATSLVASRNGRKSSAAKAAAARANGKKGGRPRKKPTDDAELPPGQ, from the coding sequence ATGAAGCAAATCGTAAAAGCCAAAGTTGTACCCTACAAACCGCTCACTGAGGCCGACGTCGAAAAGGCGATAGCCCGAGGGCGCAAGACACGGCACCTTTATGCCCGCGCCAGCTCTGTGCGTTATGAAGACAACTGCATTTCCATCGGCTTCAGCGACGGCAGTCGCGTCATGTTGCCTGTGGCGGGGCTGCCGGAGTTCGAAGGGTTTTCCCTGCAGGACTTTCAACAGTTGGAAGTCGGCTTTGGCGGAAAGGCGCTGTGCTGTGAGGCCAAAGACCTAGACGTTTCGGTCACGGGCCTGATCGCCTCCAGCAAACCCCTCATGGACCTGGCTACCAGCCTGGTGGCCTCGCGCAACGGCCGCAAAAGCAGCGCCGCCAAAGCCGCCGCCGCCCGAGCCAATGGCAAGAAGGGCGGACGGCCGCGCAAGAAACCGACGGATGACGCTGAGTTACCGCCGGGTCAATAA
- a CDS encoding DUF4160 domain-containing protein, protein MRVGTYKGYVISVFIRDEHCPPHVHVRGNEWDARFRFSFLNGDVELWDVEPERRQPPMAVLKEIREAIMQRHYLARARRIWWDYLQTVCLENHSWDWEAHEVLPGLLIQPGVYVIARARHDVVGQKTILNLVRAPGFVEIEL, encoded by the coding sequence ATGAGAGTAGGCACTTACAAAGGATATGTGATTTCAGTGTTTATCAGGGACGAGCATTGCCCGCCCCATGTGCATGTGAGGGGGAACGAATGGGATGCACGTTTTCGTTTCAGCTTTCTGAATGGGGACGTGGAGTTGTGGGACGTAGAGCCTGAGCGGCGGCAGCCACCCATGGCGGTCTTGAAAGAAATACGCGAGGCGATCATGCAGCGGCACTACTTGGCGCGCGCACGCAGGATCTGGTGGGACTACCTGCAAACGGTCTGCCTGGAGAATCATTCCTGGGATTGGGAGGCCCACGAGGTGTTGCCTGGGCTACTCATTCAGCCGGGTGTTTATGTGATCGCGCGTGCCCGGCACGATGTCGTGGGGCAGAAAACAATTTTGAATCTGGTCAGGGCGCCGGGTTTTGTGGAGATTGAACTATGA
- a CDS encoding TolC family outer membrane protein — translation MKALLFTLCFGCTSATHALGLLDAYDLALRNDPTFQAAIQEREGGEENRAIGRAALLPNLSWSYNNSRNESEVTAGNATSDRDYRSYASTLTLQQPLLDYEAYARFRQGTAQALMADERFRGKSQELAVRVLNAYSQALLAQERIELSRAQKRAYAERLQLNERLLKGGEGTRTDVLETQARLSLAQAEEIESQDTQDSALRELEAIVGQPLQIEELAPLTRQFEIAPLEPNRFETWRELAMANNPELKSQHHALDVASYEVERKRAGHLPKVSLYATSRQTNSDSESSYNQKYDTNTVGIQVSLPLFAGGGVSASTRQAANQLSQAQYELDAQTSTTLVELRKQFNLNTSGAAKVRAYEMAVSSATALVAATKKSVTGGERVNLDVLDAEQQLFTARRDLANARHAYLLARIQLKYYAGLLSEQDLRALARYFQPPA, via the coding sequence ATGAAGGCGTTGTTGTTTACCTTGTGTTTCGGTTGTACCTCGGCGACGCACGCCCTGGGTTTGCTGGATGCCTACGACCTGGCTTTGCGCAATGATCCGACGTTTCAGGCCGCCATCCAGGAGCGTGAAGGCGGTGAAGAAAACCGCGCGATCGGCCGGGCGGCGTTGTTGCCGAATTTGTCATGGAGCTACAACAACTCGCGCAACGAGTCCGAAGTGACGGCGGGCAATGCCACCAGCGACCGCGACTACCGCAGCTATGCCTCGACCCTGACCTTGCAGCAACCGCTGCTGGACTACGAAGCCTACGCGCGTTTTCGCCAAGGCACCGCCCAGGCGCTGATGGCCGACGAGCGCTTTCGCGGCAAGAGCCAGGAGCTGGCGGTGCGGGTACTCAATGCCTACAGCCAGGCCTTGTTGGCCCAGGAACGCATCGAGCTGAGCCGTGCACAGAAGCGTGCGTATGCCGAGCGCCTGCAACTCAATGAGCGCCTTCTAAAAGGTGGTGAAGGCACGCGCACCGATGTGCTGGAAACCCAGGCGCGCCTGAGCCTGGCCCAGGCCGAAGAAATTGAATCCCAGGACACACAGGACAGTGCCTTGCGCGAGCTGGAAGCCATTGTCGGCCAACCGTTGCAGATCGAAGAGCTGGCGCCGCTGACCCGTCAATTCGAAATTGCGCCTCTGGAACCCAATCGTTTCGAGACTTGGCGTGAACTGGCCATGGCCAACAACCCGGAACTTAAATCTCAGCACCACGCCCTGGATGTAGCCTCCTATGAAGTGGAACGCAAACGTGCTGGCCACCTGCCCAAAGTCAGCCTGTACGCCACCAGCCGCCAGACCAACTCCGACTCGGAAAGCAGCTACAACCAGAAGTACGACACCAACACGGTCGGCATCCAGGTCAGCCTGCCGCTGTTTGCCGGCGGCGGTGTGTCGGCATCCACCCGTCAGGCGGCGAACCAGTTGTCCCAGGCCCAATACGAGCTGGACGCACAAACCTCGACCACCCTGGTGGAGTTGCGCAAACAGTTCAACCTCAACACCAGCGGCGCGGCGAAAGTGCGTGCCTATGAGATGGCCGTCAGCTCCGCCACGGCGTTGGTCGCTGCGACGAAAAAGAGTGTAACCGGCGGTGAGCGGGTCAACCTCGACGTCCTCGACGCCGAGCAACAACTTTTCACTGCCCGCCGTGATTTGGCGAATGCACGGCATGCGTATCTGTTGGCGAGGATTCAGTTGAAGTATTACGCGGGGTTGCTGAGCGAGCAGGATTTGCGGGCGCTGGCGAGGTATTTCCAGCCCCCGGCATGA
- a CDS encoding HlyD family type I secretion periplasmic adaptor subunit — protein sequence MNQIKPVRVSEAPDNVLALDDKKYSRLGWLLVLGGFAGFLGWAALAPLDKGVAVPGKVMVSGHRKTVQHPAGGIVERIDVRDGDVVSAGQVLLRLKETPLRGQMQSLRSQYLASLASEARLSAESEGLAAISFGPELLNDPEAVGTLDLQRQLFSSRAQALATEQQGLRETIAGAEAQLRGTRDSQASKVQQRAALNEQLQGLRELAREGYIPRNRLLDSERLYSQIDGAIAEDYGRIGQLQRQVMELHLRIRQLGEDFQKDLRGQLAETRTRSDDLRNRLASAEFELANSLVRAPASGVVVGLDVYTEGGVIKPGQALMDIVPQDEPLLVEARVPVQMVDKVHPGLPVELMFSAFNQSTTPRVVGEVTLVSADRQVDERTDEPYYTLRAQVRAADMQQLDGVQIRPGMPVETFVKTGERSMLNYLFKPLMDRTHMALVEE from the coding sequence ATGAATCAGATCAAACCTGTGCGCGTCAGCGAAGCGCCAGATAACGTGCTGGCGCTGGATGACAAAAAGTATTCGCGCCTGGGCTGGTTGTTGGTACTCGGTGGTTTCGCCGGTTTCCTCGGCTGGGCGGCGTTGGCTCCGCTGGACAAGGGCGTGGCAGTGCCGGGCAAGGTCATGGTCTCGGGCCATCGCAAGACCGTGCAGCACCCGGCCGGGGGCATCGTCGAACGTATCGACGTGCGCGACGGTGACGTGGTGAGCGCCGGTCAAGTGTTGTTGCGTTTGAAGGAAACCCCGTTGCGTGGGCAGATGCAGTCCTTACGTAGCCAGTACCTGGCGTCCCTGGCGAGTGAGGCGCGTTTGAGTGCCGAAAGCGAAGGTTTAGCGGCGATCAGTTTCGGCCCTGAACTGCTCAACGATCCTGAGGCGGTGGGCACCCTGGACCTGCAACGGCAACTCTTCAGTAGTCGCGCCCAGGCTCTGGCCACCGAGCAACAAGGCTTGCGCGAAACCATCGCCGGTGCCGAGGCGCAATTACGGGGCACGCGGGATTCGCAAGCGAGCAAAGTCCAGCAGCGCGCCGCGTTGAATGAGCAGTTGCAGGGCCTGCGCGAGTTGGCGCGCGAGGGTTACATCCCGCGCAACCGCCTGCTCGACAGCGAACGGCTGTACTCACAAATCGACGGCGCCATCGCCGAGGACTACGGGCGCATCGGCCAACTGCAGCGCCAGGTGATGGAGCTGCACCTGCGCATCCGCCAGCTTGGCGAAGACTTCCAGAAAGACCTGCGTGGCCAGTTGGCCGAGACGCGCACCCGCAGCGATGATCTGCGCAATCGCCTGGCATCAGCCGAATTCGAACTGGCCAACAGCCTGGTGCGTGCGCCCGCGAGCGGCGTGGTGGTGGGGTTGGACGTGTACACCGAAGGTGGCGTGATCAAGCCCGGCCAGGCGTTGATGGACATCGTGCCCCAGGACGAACCGCTGCTGGTGGAAGCGCGGGTGCCGGTGCAGATGGTCGACAAGGTGCACCCTGGCCTGCCGGTGGAGCTGATGTTCTCGGCCTTCAACCAATCCACCACACCTCGGGTGGTCGGCGAGGTGACGCTGGTGTCGGCGGACCGCCAGGTCGATGAGCGCACCGACGAGCCGTATTACACGCTGCGCGCCCAAGTCCGCGCGGCCGACATGCAGCAACTGGACGGCGTGCAGATCCGCCCGGGCATGCCGGTGGAAACCTTCGTCAAGACCGGCGAGCGCTCGATGCTCAACTACCTGTTCAAACCCCTGATGGATCGCACCCATATGGCCCTGGTGGAAGAATGA